The Zea mays subsp. mays mitochondrion, complete genome genome contains a region encoding:
- the orf126-d gene encoding hypothetical protein translates to MIVFIQRHVKKHTKISQTRQNGRGFPKEENHELGRARSLYNSSNTLPVPISQFASILAALSFLKAPAESEATLNAASFFSGSSSNQTSYSMHAPLALEALSLLSALSSFCHLRAYYTKLRYRLRHP, encoded by the coding sequence ATGATTGTCTTTATACAAAGGCATGTAAAGAAACATACGAAGATTTCTCAGACTAGGCAAAATGGCAGAGGATTTCCCAAGGAAGAAAACCATGAATTAGGCCGCGCCCGGTCTCTCTACAATTCTTCGAATACGCTTCCGGTCCCTATCAGCCAATTTGCTAGTATCCTTGCAGCCCTATCCTTCCTCAAGGCCCCAGCGGAAAGTGAAGCAACCCTCAACGCGGCAAGCTTCTTCTCGGGCTCCTCCTCAAATCAAACTTCTTACTCAATGCACGCGCCTCTAGCATTGGAAGCTCTTTCTCTGCTTAGCGCCCTGTCCTCCTTCTGTCACTTAAGGGCGTACTATACTAAACTAAGATATAGACTGCGGCACCCTTGA
- the orf105-g gene encoding hypothetical protein, whose translation MRPLLASLHPIGLELDQCKQEIVPYLKVLTASDARGSREWPFFRILLRKLVWRIGKQTWLLDAYIDKGIHLIEMIWLSNPARILNDEVLGRKEIIPLSTRIWRLA comes from the coding sequence ATGAGGCCGCTTTTAGCCTCCTTACATCCGATTGGTCTTGAACTTGATCAATGCAAGCAAGAAATAGTGCCGTACTTGAAAGTGCTTACAGCTAGTGATGCTAGAGGATCCAGGGAATGGCCTTTCTTTCGTATTCTACTCAGGAAGCTGGTCTGGCGTATCGGAAAACAGACTTGGCTACTGGATGCCTATATAGATAAGGGAATCCACTTGATAGAAATGATTTGGTTATCCAACCCGGCCCGCATATTGAATGATGAAGTCTTGGGAAGAAAAGAAATAATTCCACTCTCTACTCGGATCTGGAGATTGGCCTAA
- the orf133-a gene encoding hypothetical protein — protein MIFSQLLLMNLNGMHISIGKKAKVEGQYLKMKDQEMQTKISDLDLVHHRHPMVFFGERSDIRLFSANPDSGTKDQPHWPPARLLTPFCFAYIGEPHFISRTRGNRPICLPGPGYDHLCLVHSSWWIRFHSNLC, from the coding sequence ATGATCTTTAGCCAACTACTCCTTATGAATCTGAATGGAATGCATATCTCAATTGGGAAGAAAGCAAAGGTCGAGGGTCAATACTTGAAAATGAAGGATCAGGAGATGCAAACTAAGATTTCCGATCTAGATCTGGTTCATCACCGGCACCCAATGGTTTTCTTCGGAGAAAGATCAGATATTCGTTTATTCAGTGCAAATCCGGATTCCGGCACCAAGGATCAACCTCATTGGCCTCCAGCTAGACTGTTGACTCCATTTTGCTTTGCATATATAGGAGAGCCACATTTCATTTCTCGAACTAGAGGGAATAGACCTATTTGCTTGCCGGGACCGGGATATGATCACCTTTGCTTGGTTCATAGCAGCTGGTGGATACGGTTTCATTCTAACCTTTGTTGA
- the orf105-f gene encoding hypothetical protein, with product MRLLPFLTEMRRLRPADISSSQPSIEIEMAILRWYTHFYFYKPRKEPRTTTYFDYYRKREKGGQAVCGSRLDRQLFFLVQVRIEPIQIAILHQEKQIHGMGYTHS from the coding sequence ATGAGACTACTTCCTTTCCTAACTGAGATGAGAAGACTTAGACCAGCTGACATATCAAGCAGTCAACCTTCTATTGAGATTGAGATGGCGATATTGAGATGGTATACTCACTTCTACTTCTACAAGCCCAGGAAGGAACCGAGAACTACCACTTACTTTGACTATTATAGAAAGCGGGAGAAGGGAGGGCAAGCAGTTTGCGGCTCTAGACTAGACAGACAACTATTCTTTCTGGTGCAGGTGAGAATAGAGCCTATCCAGATCGCGATTCTACATCAGGAGAAGCAAATACATGGGATGGGCTACACACACTCATGA